In Nocardioides dokdonensis FR1436, the following are encoded in one genomic region:
- a CDS encoding acyl-CoA dehydrogenase family protein produces MDLTRTLPARLRPGGRHGLAGTETRDPIGYAVAALGKLAQSDLLDRVGLRKQTEHAVFTATRTGFRAATSANRAFARVGSRQQPGVRVPSAAPKGAFDITPGEDEQMLVDVVSEYAAEVVRPAAAEADEACAAPEPLLKASLEIGLPILGVPEALGGISEERSAVAGTLVAEALAHGDMGLAIAALAPGAVATALGLWGTEAQQQTYLPAFTGDEVPAAALALAEPTVLFDAFKPATTARRTDDGFVLDGVKSAVVRGAEAELFIVGARLDDQPVLFLVESSTAGLSVESDPGMGVRAASMTRLRLEGVTVPADAVLGATDGTTYAECVRLSRLAWCALAVGTAQAVLDYVTPYVKERKAFGEPVAHRQSVAFMVADIAIELQAMRLLTYKAAGRAAAGKDFAREVSLARRLCADKGMRIGLDGVQLLGGHGFVKEHPVERWYRDLRAVAVLEGAVLV; encoded by the coding sequence ATGGACCTCACCAGAACCCTTCCGGCGCGGCTGCGTCCGGGTGGCAGGCACGGGTTGGCGGGCACCGAGACGCGCGACCCGATCGGCTACGCCGTGGCTGCCCTCGGCAAGCTCGCCCAGAGCGACCTCCTCGACCGCGTCGGGCTGCGCAAGCAGACCGAGCACGCCGTCTTCACCGCGACCCGCACCGGCTTCCGCGCCGCCACCAGCGCCAACCGGGCCTTCGCCCGCGTGGGCAGCCGGCAGCAGCCGGGCGTCCGGGTGCCGTCCGCAGCGCCGAAGGGCGCCTTCGACATCACCCCGGGCGAGGACGAGCAGATGCTCGTCGACGTCGTCAGCGAGTACGCCGCCGAGGTGGTCCGTCCCGCGGCCGCCGAGGCGGACGAGGCGTGTGCCGCCCCTGAGCCGCTGCTGAAGGCCAGCCTCGAGATCGGCCTGCCGATCCTCGGCGTGCCCGAGGCGCTCGGCGGCATCTCCGAGGAGCGCTCGGCCGTGGCCGGCACCCTCGTCGCCGAGGCGCTCGCGCACGGCGACATGGGCCTGGCGATCGCAGCCCTCGCTCCGGGAGCGGTCGCCACCGCCCTGGGCCTGTGGGGCACCGAGGCCCAGCAACAGACCTACCTGCCGGCCTTCACCGGCGACGAGGTGCCGGCCGCCGCGCTGGCGCTGGCCGAGCCCACTGTCCTGTTCGACGCCTTCAAGCCCGCCACCACTGCGCGACGCACCGACGACGGCTTCGTCCTCGACGGCGTCAAGAGCGCCGTGGTCCGTGGCGCCGAGGCGGAGCTCTTCATCGTCGGCGCCCGGCTCGACGACCAGCCCGTGCTCTTCCTCGTCGAGTCCTCCACAGCGGGCCTGAGCGTCGAGTCCGACCCCGGCATGGGCGTGCGCGCCGCCTCGATGACCCGTCTGCGCCTCGAGGGCGTCACCGTGCCCGCCGATGCCGTCCTCGGGGCCACCGACGGCACGACGTACGCCGAGTGCGTGCGGCTCTCGCGCCTGGCGTGGTGCGCACTGGCCGTGGGCACCGCCCAGGCCGTGCTCGACTACGTCACGCCCTATGTCAAGGAGCGCAAGGCCTTCGGGGAACCGGTCGCCCACCGCCAGTCGGTGGCCTTCATGGTCGCCGACATCGCCATCGAGCTGCAGGCCATGCGGCTGCTCACCTACAAGGCCGCCGGCCGCGCCGCGGCGGGCAAGGACTTCGCCCGCGAGGTCTCGCTCGCCCGCCGCCTGTGCGCTGACAAGGGCATGCGCATCGGCCTCGACGGCGTGCAGCTGCTCGGCGGCCATGGATTCGTCAAGGAACACCCCGTGGAACGGTGGTACCGCGACCTGCGGGCCGTCGCCGTGCTGGAAGGAGCCGTCCTCGTCTGA
- a CDS encoding DUF2252 domain-containing protein, which produces MDDQDRTGTIIEVLDAAFADLMEADPVGFRGKYRKMAADPHAFYRGTACLFYADVTGSAGGSAGAQVWTEDFADERSSRIWIHGDLHVENFGTYLNSDGRFVFDVNDFDEAYLGRFTWDLQRFAASLGLVGWQKALPEQDVRDLVTRYLHAYLDQVDEYVESDEDDYALYLHNTTGPVHEALLEAREQRRTDLLAQNTTRGDGEHRRFRDDPSVRRLDDEERARVEQAYRDYLETIPDQRRSSRAVFYDLHDVVGKSGFGIGSAGLPAYNLLIEGHSQALDNDVVLSMKQANVPALSRFADNTDVDSYFDHEGHRTVVSQRALQVHTDPLLGHAAIDGVGYVVAEVSPYEVDLDWSGITEPDDMAAVVELLGRATAKIHCASDEDSEQDLVDFQVEEAVVASVGERRDELVAWISDFAIAYADRARADHALFVEAFREGRIGVSST; this is translated from the coding sequence ATGGACGACCAGGACCGGACCGGGACCATCATCGAGGTGCTGGACGCGGCGTTCGCCGATCTGATGGAAGCCGACCCGGTGGGCTTCCGGGGCAAGTACCGCAAGATGGCCGCGGACCCCCACGCGTTCTACCGGGGCACCGCCTGCCTGTTCTACGCCGACGTCACCGGCAGCGCGGGCGGCTCGGCCGGCGCCCAGGTGTGGACCGAGGACTTCGCGGACGAGCGCAGCAGCCGGATCTGGATCCACGGAGACCTGCACGTCGAGAACTTCGGGACCTACCTCAACTCGGACGGTCGCTTCGTCTTCGACGTCAACGACTTCGACGAGGCCTACCTGGGCCGCTTTACCTGGGACCTCCAGCGCTTCGCCGCGTCCCTGGGACTGGTGGGCTGGCAGAAGGCGCTGCCGGAGCAGGACGTGCGTGACCTCGTGACGCGCTACCTGCACGCCTACCTCGACCAGGTTGACGAGTACGTCGAGAGCGACGAGGACGACTACGCGCTCTACCTGCACAACACCACCGGGCCGGTGCACGAGGCGCTGCTGGAGGCGCGCGAGCAGCGGCGCACCGACCTGCTCGCCCAGAACACCACTCGAGGCGACGGCGAGCACCGTCGCTTCCGTGACGACCCGTCGGTGCGCCGCCTCGACGACGAGGAGCGCGCCCGGGTCGAGCAGGCCTACCGCGACTACCTGGAGACGATCCCCGACCAGCGTCGTTCCTCGCGGGCGGTCTTCTACGACCTGCACGACGTCGTCGGCAAGTCCGGCTTCGGCATCGGCAGTGCCGGGCTGCCCGCCTACAACCTGCTGATCGAGGGCCACAGCCAGGCGCTCGACAACGACGTGGTGCTCTCGATGAAGCAGGCCAACGTGCCGGCGCTGAGCAGGTTCGCCGACAACACCGACGTCGACTCCTACTTCGACCACGAGGGGCACCGCACGGTGGTCAGCCAACGGGCCCTGCAGGTGCACACCGACCCGCTGCTCGGCCACGCCGCCATCGACGGGGTCGGCTACGTCGTGGCCGAGGTGTCGCCGTACGAGGTCGACCTGGACTGGTCGGGCATCACCGAGCCCGACGACATGGCCGCGGTGGTCGAGCTGCTGGGCCGGGCGACCGCGAAGATCCACTGCGCCTCCGACGAGGACAGCGAGCAGGACCTGGTGGACTTCCAGGTCGAGGAGGCGGTGGTCGCGAGCGTGGGTGAGCGCCGCGACGAGCTGGTCGCCTGGATCAGCGACTTCGCGATCGCCTACGCCGACCGGGCCCGGGCCGACCACGCGCTGTTCGTCGAGGCCTTCCGTGAAGGGCGGATCGGGGTCTCCTCGACCTGA
- the galK gene encoding galactokinase: MSWTGPGDPADVVAGLVATFEQVYDARPDLVGRAPGRVNLMGEHTDYNAGLVLPVALPHSTWAAVRRRDDDLVRVRSLQQDLGWQGTIGSCGPGGPQGWAAYAVGVLWALGPGLGEQGRAVPGLDILIDSTVPVGAGLSSSAALECAVATAVVGALDLDLDLDRRRAVVAAAIRAETEVVGAPTGGMDQTVAMLAEAGTALLLDFDTGTSRPVALGLARNGLRLLVTDTRVAHALVDGGYAQRRADCEEAARQLGVPTLRHATPEQADHLADDRLRRRARHVTTEIRRVELVAEAIEAHDRAALTRLVLASHLSMRDDFEISCPELDAAVDTAVEAGALGARMTGGGFGGSTVALVPEERVEAVARAIDARFVRDGFAAPAHLLAEPSDGAGTAWRP; encoded by the coding sequence ATGAGCTGGACCGGACCCGGGGACCCTGCCGACGTGGTGGCCGGCCTCGTGGCCACCTTCGAGCAGGTGTACGACGCCCGTCCCGACCTCGTGGGCCGGGCACCGGGGCGGGTCAACCTGATGGGCGAGCACACCGACTACAACGCCGGGCTGGTGCTGCCGGTCGCGCTGCCGCACTCGACGTGGGCGGCGGTGCGCCGCCGCGACGACGACCTGGTGCGGGTCCGCAGCCTCCAGCAGGACCTGGGCTGGCAGGGCACCATCGGCTCCTGCGGCCCCGGCGGCCCGCAGGGCTGGGCGGCGTACGCCGTCGGGGTGCTGTGGGCGCTCGGCCCGGGCCTCGGCGAGCAGGGCCGCGCCGTGCCGGGGCTCGACATCCTCATCGACTCCACCGTCCCGGTGGGCGCCGGTCTGTCGAGCTCGGCCGCGCTCGAGTGCGCGGTGGCGACCGCAGTCGTCGGGGCGCTCGACCTCGACCTCGACCTGGACCGTCGCCGAGCGGTGGTGGCTGCAGCGATCCGCGCGGAGACCGAGGTGGTCGGGGCGCCCACCGGTGGGATGGACCAGACGGTGGCCATGCTCGCCGAGGCGGGCACGGCCCTGCTGCTCGACTTCGACACCGGCACCTCGCGCCCGGTCGCCCTGGGACTCGCGCGCAACGGTCTGCGGCTGCTGGTCACCGACACCCGGGTCGCCCACGCGCTCGTCGACGGCGGCTACGCCCAGCGCCGGGCGGACTGCGAGGAGGCCGCCCGACAGCTGGGCGTGCCCACGCTGCGCCACGCGACGCCCGAGCAGGCCGACCACCTCGCCGACGACCGGCTCCGCCGTCGCGCCCGCCACGTGACCACCGAGATCCGGCGCGTGGAGCTGGTGGCCGAGGCGATCGAGGCCCACGACCGGGCTGCCCTGACGCGGCTGGTGCTGGCGTCGCACCTGTCGATGCGCGACGACTTCGAGATCTCCTGCCCCGAGCTCGACGCCGCGGTCGACACCGCCGTCGAGGCCGGGGCCCTGGGGGCCCGCATGACCGGCGGTGGCTTCGGCGGCTCGACGGTGGCACTGGTGCCCGAGGAACGGGTCGAGGCGGTCGCCCGCGCCATCGACGCCCGCTTCGTCCGGGACGGCTTCGCGGCCCCCGCCCACCTCCTGGCGGAGCCATCGGACGGCGCCGGGACCGCCTGGCGGCCCTGA
- a CDS encoding acyl-CoA dehydrogenase family protein — MISLDDPKKFRPLRDQAHQVAMNMLRPISRKYDKAEHAYPTELDMLASMIDGLSESGAAEGAGAAGVRRDEAPEKPDTSGTKNGANLASVLSIAEMCWGDVGLLLSMPRQGLGNSAIASVANDEQHARFDGVWAGMAITEPGTGSDSANIQTTAVLDGDHYVINGEKIYVTSGDRADAIVVWATLDRDLGRAAIKSFVVPKGTPGMRVDRLEHKLGIKASDTATIIFEDCRVPKENLLGSADVDPKQGFAGAMATFDNTRPLVAAMAIGCAKASLDLTRELLEKAGVVIDYDRPAITQSAAAAKFLQMEADWEAARLLTLQAAWMADNREPNSLEASMAKAKAGRVGSDITLSCVELAGSLGYSEHELLEKWARDSKILDIFEGTQQIQQLIVARRVLGLSSAELK; from the coding sequence ATGATCAGTCTGGACGACCCCAAGAAGTTCCGCCCGCTGCGCGACCAGGCCCACCAGGTCGCCATGAACATGCTGCGCCCAATCTCGCGCAAGTACGACAAGGCCGAGCACGCCTACCCGACCGAGCTCGACATGCTCGCCTCGATGATCGACGGGCTCTCCGAGTCCGGCGCGGCCGAGGGTGCCGGCGCTGCCGGCGTCCGTCGTGACGAGGCCCCCGAGAAGCCCGACACCTCGGGCACCAAGAACGGCGCCAACCTGGCCTCGGTCCTCTCGATCGCCGAGATGTGCTGGGGTGACGTCGGGCTGCTGCTCTCCATGCCCCGGCAGGGCCTCGGCAACTCCGCCATCGCCTCGGTCGCCAACGACGAGCAGCACGCGCGCTTCGACGGTGTGTGGGCCGGGATGGCCATCACCGAGCCCGGCACCGGCTCGGACTCCGCGAACATCCAGACCACCGCGGTCCTCGACGGCGACCACTACGTCATCAACGGCGAGAAGATCTACGTCACCAGCGGCGACCGCGCCGACGCGATCGTCGTGTGGGCGACCCTCGACCGGGACCTGGGCCGCGCGGCCATCAAGTCGTTCGTCGTGCCCAAGGGCACGCCGGGCATGCGCGTGGACCGGCTCGAGCACAAGCTCGGCATCAAGGCCTCGGACACCGCCACCATCATCTTCGAGGACTGCCGCGTCCCGAAGGAGAACCTGCTCGGTTCGGCCGACGTCGACCCCAAGCAGGGCTTCGCCGGGGCGATGGCCACCTTCGACAACACCCGTCCGCTGGTGGCCGCCATGGCGATCGGCTGCGCGAAGGCCTCCCTCGACCTGACCCGTGAGCTCCTCGAGAAGGCCGGCGTCGTCATCGACTACGACCGTCCGGCGATCACGCAGTCGGCTGCTGCCGCGAAGTTCCTGCAGATGGAGGCCGACTGGGAGGCTGCCCGCCTGCTCACCCTGCAGGCCGCGTGGATGGCCGACAACCGCGAGCCGAACTCGCTCGAGGCTTCCATGGCCAAGGCCAAGGCCGGAAGGGTCGGCTCCGACATCACGCTCTCGTGCGTCGAGCTGGCCGGATCGCTGGGCTACAGCGAGCACGAGCTGCTCGAGAAGTGGGCGCGCGACTCCAAGATCCTCGACATCTTCGAGGGCACCCAGCAGATCCAGCAGCTCATCGTCGCCCGACGCGTGCTGGGGCTGAGCAGCGCCGAGCTGAAGTAG
- a CDS encoding ankyrin repeat domain-containing protein, whose amino-acid sequence MSEETNPPDPAALAELAHQLFDLARAGHVQRLLAYVDAGVPVGLTDAQGNTLLMLAAYHGHADVVRGLAERGADVDALNDRGQSPLAGAVFKGEQDVVDALVQHGADPDAGAPTARDTAQMMGRPLPHPPERS is encoded by the coding sequence ATGAGCGAGGAGACGAACCCCCCGGACCCGGCGGCCCTGGCCGAGCTGGCCCACCAGCTCTTCGACCTGGCCCGAGCCGGACACGTGCAGCGGCTGCTGGCCTACGTCGACGCGGGTGTCCCGGTCGGGCTCACCGACGCCCAGGGCAACACGCTGCTGATGCTGGCCGCCTACCACGGGCACGCCGACGTGGTGCGCGGGCTGGCCGAGCGCGGTGCAGACGTCGACGCCCTCAACGACCGCGGTCAGTCGCCGTTGGCCGGCGCGGTCTTCAAGGGGGAGCAGGACGTGGTCGACGCCCTGGTGCAGCACGGTGCCGACCCCGACGCCGGCGCGCCCACCGCCCGCGACACCGCCCAGATGATGGGTCGCCCGCTCCCGCACCCGCCCGAGCGGTCGTAG
- a CDS encoding bifunctional PIG-L family deacetylase/class I SAM-dependent methyltransferase, whose translation MSPSFRHDSSGTAARTWHDDRRWAALPMLELSARDGRTLTRVVVVAAHPDDESLGAAGLMSRVLALPADQRPTVEVVLLTSGERSHPESPTHSTEVLSARRLEESRAAVLALGDGAEAVGIECWDVGDGQVADDEARWADRLSTLVGDGSRTLLVGPWRHDGHPDHDAAGRICAAVAHRTGARLLEYPIWFWHHAEPQDAPWVDLRRLPMDPVTSAAKHRAVECHTSQVRPLSDAPGDETLLLPGMLAHFLGEQEVFVEEPAHDDTLDALHREVAEPWGADTRWYEERKRALTMAMLPDRRHGRALEVGCSTGVLTRELAGRCAEVLAVDASAAAVTAARRRTEDLDHVEVQHRLLPEDWPDGRYDLVVVSELGYFLSPVDLEELVRQVANGLASDGVVLLAHWRHPVQGWPLDCAAVHRAFESLSDWSRLAEYRDRDVEMLLLGPQSRMPEPHA comes from the coding sequence GTGAGCCCGTCCTTCCGGCACGACTCGTCGGGCACGGCGGCCAGGACGTGGCACGACGACCGCCGCTGGGCGGCGCTGCCGATGCTGGAGCTGTCGGCCCGCGACGGTCGGACCCTGACCCGGGTCGTGGTCGTGGCCGCCCACCCCGACGACGAGTCGCTCGGCGCGGCCGGGCTGATGTCACGGGTGCTGGCCCTCCCGGCCGACCAGCGACCCACCGTGGAGGTGGTGCTCCTGACGTCGGGGGAGCGCAGCCACCCGGAGTCGCCCACGCACTCGACCGAGGTGCTCTCCGCGCGCCGGCTCGAGGAGTCGCGCGCCGCGGTGCTCGCCCTCGGTGACGGTGCCGAGGCGGTCGGGATCGAGTGCTGGGACGTCGGCGACGGTCAGGTGGCCGACGACGAGGCCCGGTGGGCCGACCGCCTCAGCACCCTGGTCGGGGACGGCAGCCGCACCCTGCTGGTGGGGCCCTGGCGCCACGACGGCCACCCGGACCACGACGCCGCCGGGCGGATCTGTGCCGCCGTCGCCCACCGGACCGGCGCCCGGCTGCTGGAGTACCCGATCTGGTTCTGGCACCACGCCGAGCCCCAGGACGCCCCCTGGGTGGACCTGCGGCGGCTGCCGATGGACCCGGTCACCAGTGCGGCCAAGCACCGCGCCGTCGAGTGCCACACCTCGCAGGTGCGTCCGCTCTCCGACGCACCCGGTGACGAGACGCTGCTGCTGCCGGGGATGCTCGCGCACTTCCTGGGCGAGCAGGAGGTCTTCGTCGAGGAGCCCGCCCACGACGACACCCTCGACGCGTTGCACCGCGAGGTCGCCGAGCCCTGGGGTGCCGACACCCGTTGGTACGAGGAGCGCAAGCGGGCCCTGACGATGGCGATGCTGCCGGACCGCCGGCACGGCCGGGCGCTCGAGGTCGGTTGCTCGACGGGCGTGCTGACGCGTGAGCTGGCCGGTCGCTGCGCCGAGGTGCTGGCCGTCGACGCGAGCGCGGCCGCCGTCACCGCTGCCCGCCGGCGCACCGAGGACCTCGACCACGTCGAGGTGCAGCACCGGCTGCTCCCCGAGGACTGGCCCGACGGTCGCTACGACCTCGTGGTGGTCAGCGAGCTGGGCTACTTCCTCAGTCCCGTCGACCTCGAGGAGCTGGTGCGCCAGGTCGCGAACGGGCTGGCGTCCGACGGGGTCGTGCTCCTGGCGCACTGGCGGCACCCCGTGCAGGGCTGGCCGCTCGACTGTGCGGCCGTGCACCGCGCCTTCGAGTCGCTGTCGGACTGGTCCCGCCTGGCTGAGTACCGCGACCGCGACGTCGAGATGCTGCTGCTCGGGCCCCAGAGCCGGATGCCGGAGCCGCACGCGTGA
- a CDS encoding LysR family substrate-binding domain-containing protein — protein MPSPFRLGFVTGATPDKWARTWRDRSRDPLELVPLEEDQQEVAVRAYEVDAVLARLPVDRDGLHCIPLYEERVVAVVGHEHVATVVDELGTEDLADEQLVAPHRSGWTPRAEQLDWPPMTVADAVETVAAGTGVLLVPMSVARLHQRKDVTYRPVHDLPSTTVGLVWRTDNEDPRVQTFIGIVRGRTANSSRD, from the coding sequence ATGCCCAGCCCCTTCCGCCTCGGCTTCGTCACCGGAGCGACCCCCGACAAGTGGGCGCGCACCTGGCGCGACCGTTCCCGCGACCCGCTCGAGCTGGTGCCGCTCGAGGAGGACCAGCAGGAGGTCGCGGTGCGCGCCTACGAGGTCGACGCGGTCCTCGCGCGGCTGCCCGTGGATCGCGACGGCCTGCACTGCATCCCGCTCTACGAGGAGCGGGTCGTCGCCGTCGTCGGGCACGAGCACGTCGCGACGGTGGTCGACGAGCTCGGCACCGAGGACCTCGCCGACGAGCAGCTGGTCGCCCCGCACCGGTCGGGCTGGACCCCGCGCGCCGAGCAGCTGGACTGGCCGCCGATGACCGTGGCCGACGCGGTCGAGACGGTGGCCGCCGGCACCGGGGTGCTGCTGGTGCCGATGTCGGTGGCCCGGTTGCACCAGCGCAAGGACGTCACCTACCGCCCGGTCCACGACCTGCCGTCGACGACGGTGGGCCTGGTCTGGCGCACCGACAACGAGGATCCACGCGTGCAGACCTTCATCGGCATCGTGCGCGGGCGCACCGCCAACAGCTCCCGCGACTGA
- a CDS encoding YiaA/YiaB family inner membrane protein: MSTPTQNKTTNAFYAQAAISFGLALLCMVVAVLYLPVDPWIRAFLGLGTLFLTTSTFTLSKCVRDAQETSSVVNRLDQARVDKILADHDPFSVVS, translated from the coding sequence ATGAGCACACCCACCCAGAACAAGACCACCAACGCCTTCTACGCCCAGGCCGCGATCTCCTTCGGCCTCGCCCTGCTGTGCATGGTCGTCGCGGTGCTGTACCTGCCCGTCGACCCCTGGATCCGCGCCTTCCTCGGCCTCGGCACCCTCTTCCTGACGACCTCCACCTTCACGCTCTCGAAGTGCGTCCGCGACGCGCAGGAGACCTCGTCGGTGGTCAACCGGCTCGACCAGGCCCGCGTCGACAAGATCCTCGCCGACCACGACCCCTTCAGCGTCGTCTCCTGA
- the def gene encoding peptide deformylase has product MSDQPEQPDHAPYGPLPEGGTARPMTRWGTPVMHRPQAQVTAYDDDLRALVADMVATMYAADGVGLAACQIGVDRAVFVFDCPDDTGERTVGVVCNPVLELPEGKDRNLDDSDEGCLSYPGAFVACARPDEATVTGTGLDGEPVTFTGTGLLARCLQHETDHTNGTVFGDRLPTKLRKKLAKEHEKAADEFPDGWPVA; this is encoded by the coding sequence ATGTCCGACCAGCCTGAGCAGCCCGACCACGCGCCGTACGGCCCCCTGCCCGAGGGCGGCACCGCCCGCCCGATGACCCGCTGGGGCACGCCGGTCATGCACCGGCCCCAGGCGCAGGTCACCGCCTACGACGACGACCTGCGCGCGCTGGTCGCCGACATGGTCGCCACGATGTACGCCGCCGACGGGGTCGGCCTGGCCGCCTGCCAGATCGGCGTGGACCGGGCGGTCTTCGTCTTCGACTGCCCCGACGACACCGGGGAGCGCACCGTCGGCGTGGTCTGCAACCCCGTGCTCGAGCTCCCCGAGGGCAAGGACCGCAACCTCGATGACAGCGACGAGGGCTGCCTGTCCTACCCCGGCGCGTTCGTCGCCTGCGCCCGCCCCGACGAGGCGACGGTCACCGGGACCGGCCTCGACGGCGAGCCGGTCACCTTCACCGGCACCGGCCTGCTGGCCCGTTGCCTGCAGCACGAGACCGACCACACCAACGGCACCGTCTTCGGCGACCGCTTGCCGACCAAGCTGCGCAAGAAGCTGGCCAAGGAGCACGAGAAGGCCGCCGACGAGTTCCCTGACGGCTGGCCCGTCGCCTGA